The DNA region GAGCGGCTGGCGTCGGCCGCGGCCGAGCACGACACCGCGCTGGAGGTCAACGCGAACCCGGCGCGGCTGGACCTGGGCGGCGGCGCGGTCAAGGCGGCCGTCGAGGCGGGGGCGACGGTCGCCGTCAACACCGACGCCCACCGACCCGGCGGGTACCGGCGCGTCCGCTACGGCGTCCACACGGCCCGGCGGGGCTGGGCCGAACAGACCGACGTACTCAATACGCGAGGCGTCGAAGGCCTGCGCGAGTTCCTCGAATGACCGGCGACGAGCCCGACACCGACGAGCGCGCGAGCGAGCGACGAGCCAGCACCGTGGCCGCCGACCCGGTCGAGGACGGAGGCGGTCGCGGCGACGGCGCCGACCGGGGCGACGGCGACGAACACGACAGCGACGACCTCCCCCAGGAGCCGGCGGGGGAGACGGCGCTGTTGCTCGACACCATGCTCGGGAAGCTGGCGACGTACCTGCGGATGTGCGGGTACGACGCCGCCTACGCGGGCGAGCGCGGCGTCGAGGCCGACGACGACGTGCTGGCGCTGGCCCACACCGAGGGCCGGGTGCTGGTGACCCGCGACCGCGAGCTGGCCGCCCGCGCCGAGCGGTCGCAGTTGCTCTCGACCCGGGAGGTCACCGAGCAGCTGCGCGAACTCCGGCGGTCGGGGTTCGACCTCGAACTGTCCGACGAGCCCGCGCGTTGCTCGGCCTGCAACGGCCCGCTCGAACGCGTCGACCGGACGGAGCCGACGCCCGACTACGCGCCCGAGACCCACGAGGAGACCGTCTGGCGCTGCCGGAACTGCGGCCAGCACTTCTGGAAGGGGAGCCACTGGGCGGACGTGGCCGGCACGCTCGAAGACCTCTGAGCGGGAGCGCCGGCGGCGTCCG from Halosimplex halophilum includes:
- a CDS encoding Mut7-C RNAse domain-containing protein, producing the protein MLLDTMLGKLATYLRMCGYDAAYAGERGVEADDDVLALAHTEGRVLVTRDRELAARAERSQLLSTREVTEQLRELRRSGFDLELSDEPARCSACNGPLERVDRTEPTPDYAPETHEETVWRCRNCGQHFWKGSHWADVAGTLEDL